A single region of the Populus nigra chromosome 2, ddPopNigr1.1, whole genome shotgun sequence genome encodes:
- the LOC133681884 gene encoding probable isoaspartyl peptidase/L-asparaginase 3 isoform X1, giving the protein MCKTSLTDQSRTEQGPSSMANRILPFITLVFFSTLFSMVIGDDGVAISKQYPLVVSTWPFKEAVRAAWRAVDGGHSAVDAVVEGCSACEELRCDGTVGPGGSPDENGETTIDALIMNGVTMEVGAVAAMRFVKDGIRAAKLVMQHTKHTLLVGEKASAFAISMGLPGPSNLSSSDSIRKWSKWKENNCQPNFWKDVVPLDSCGPYHAKASMDVKEGRCSTRNLMGVAEPRSSLVGPHNHDTISMAVIDKMGHVAVGTSTNGATYKIPGRVGDGPIAGSSAYADTDVGACGATGDGDIMMRFLPCYQVVESMRLGMEPRLAAKDAISRIARKFPDFVGAVVAVNKNGVHAGACHGWTFEYSVRSPVTVDVEVFTVLP; this is encoded by the exons ATGTGTAAGACCAGTTTAACAGACCAGAGCAGAACGGAACAGGGTCCCAGTTCCATGGCCAACAGAATCCTGCCCTTCATCACTCTTGTCTTCTTTTCTACTTTGTTCTCCATG GTAATAGGAGATGATGGGGTTGCGATCTCAAAGCAGTACCCATTAGTAGTAAGCACCTGGCCTTTCAAAGAAGCTGTTAGAGCTGCTTGGAGGGCTGTTGATGGTGGCCATTCTGCTGTTGATGCTGTTGTGGAGGGTTGTTCTGCTTGTGAGGAACTCAGGTGTGATGGTAcag TGGGACCGGGGGGCAGTCCAGATGAGAATGGAGAAACTACTATTGATGCCTTGATCATGAATGGG GTGACCATGGAGGTTGGAGCTGTTGCTGCCATGAGGTTTGTGAAAGATGGAATTAGAGCTGCGAAATTAGTGATGCAGCATACAAAGCACACTTTGCTTGTCGGGGAGAAGGCCTCAGCCTTTGCCATTTCGATGGGTCTCCCAGGACCGAGTAACCTTAGTTCTTCCGATTCCATCAGGAAGTGGAGTAAATGGAAAGAGAATAACTGCCAGCCTAATTTTTGGAAAGATGTTGTTCCTTTAGATAGTTGTGGCCCTTATCATGCAAAGGCTAGCATGGATGTTAAAGAGGGGCGGTGTTCCACACGCAACCTGATGGGAGTTGCTGAACCAAGATCATCTCTTGTTGGCCCTCACAATCATGACACCATATCAATGGCTGTTATTGATAAA ATGGGACATGTAGCTGTTGGAACATCAACTAATGGAGCCACTTATAAGATCCCTGGAAG GGTAGGTGATGGACCCATTGCAGGATCTTCAGCATATGCTGATACTGATGTTGGTGCTTGCGGTGCAACTGGGGATGGCGACATCATGATGCGCTTCCTTCCATG TTATCAAGTTGTTGAAAGCATGAGATTAGGTATGGAACCTAGGCTTGCTGCAAAGGATGCAATATCaagaattgcaagaaaatttccAGATTTTGTGGGAGCTGTTGTTGCTGTCAATAAAAATGGTGTGCATGCTGGTGCTTGTCATGGATGGACATTTGAGTACTCCGTCAGAAGTCCAGTAACTGTTGATGTGGAGGTTTTTACTGTACTTCCGTGA
- the LOC133681884 gene encoding probable isoaspartyl peptidase/L-asparaginase 3 isoform X2, with translation MEVGAVAAMRFVKDGIRAAKLVMQHTKHTLLVGEKASAFAISMGLPGPSNLSSSDSIRKWSKWKENNCQPNFWKDVVPLDSCGPYHAKASMDVKEGRCSTRNLMGVAEPRSSLVGPHNHDTISMAVIDKMGHVAVGTSTNGATYKIPGRVGDGPIAGSSAYADTDVGACGATGDGDIMMRFLPCYQVVESMRLGMEPRLAAKDAISRIARKFPDFVGAVVAVNKNGVHAGACHGWTFEYSVRSPVTVDVEVFTVLP, from the exons ATGGAGGTTGGAGCTGTTGCTGCCATGAGGTTTGTGAAAGATGGAATTAGAGCTGCGAAATTAGTGATGCAGCATACAAAGCACACTTTGCTTGTCGGGGAGAAGGCCTCAGCCTTTGCCATTTCGATGGGTCTCCCAGGACCGAGTAACCTTAGTTCTTCCGATTCCATCAGGAAGTGGAGTAAATGGAAAGAGAATAACTGCCAGCCTAATTTTTGGAAAGATGTTGTTCCTTTAGATAGTTGTGGCCCTTATCATGCAAAGGCTAGCATGGATGTTAAAGAGGGGCGGTGTTCCACACGCAACCTGATGGGAGTTGCTGAACCAAGATCATCTCTTGTTGGCCCTCACAATCATGACACCATATCAATGGCTGTTATTGATAAA ATGGGACATGTAGCTGTTGGAACATCAACTAATGGAGCCACTTATAAGATCCCTGGAAG GGTAGGTGATGGACCCATTGCAGGATCTTCAGCATATGCTGATACTGATGTTGGTGCTTGCGGTGCAACTGGGGATGGCGACATCATGATGCGCTTCCTTCCATG TTATCAAGTTGTTGAAAGCATGAGATTAGGTATGGAACCTAGGCTTGCTGCAAAGGATGCAATATCaagaattgcaagaaaatttccAGATTTTGTGGGAGCTGTTGTTGCTGTCAATAAAAATGGTGTGCATGCTGGTGCTTGTCATGGATGGACATTTGAGTACTCCGTCAGAAGTCCAGTAACTGTTGATGTGGAGGTTTTTACTGTACTTCCGTGA